In Mangifera indica cultivar Alphonso chromosome 14, CATAS_Mindica_2.1, whole genome shotgun sequence, the DNA window tgtttttttttaatttttaatttaaaccttaattaaagacataaaatgattaaaaataatgaaaaataagatcaattgggttgcctcccaataAGCGCCTTTCTTTAACGTCTTTGGCTAGATGCAACCAATTCATCAATTCGAGGGAGCCAAAGATATTTCCTCTACATTGTAGGCTTGAAATCCTTCATAATAAGGTTTTAGACGATGTCcattaaccttaaaatttttattggtagaggtactttgaatttcaactgcACCATGAGAAAAAACATTAGTGACAACAAAAGGACCAATCCAACGAGATCGTAATTTTCCTGGAAACAATTTAAGTTTAGAATGATATAAGAGTACTTTTTGTCCAACATGAAAGGTTTTCctagaaatcattttatcatggaaaagtttagtcttttctttataaatccTGGAATTTTCATAGGAATCATTTCTGATTTCCTCCAATTCTTGAAGTTGTAACTTTCTATGATTACCTGCCTCGTTCAAGTCCGTATTGCATTGCTTAATTGCCCAATAGGCCCTATGTTCCAATTCAACTGGGAGATGACAAGATTTACCAAATATTAAGCGATAAGGAGACATACCTATTGGAGTCTTGTATGCAGTTCTATAAGCCCATAAGGCATCATCCAAGCGAAGGCTCCAATCCTTTCTATTTGGATTTACCGTTTTCTCAAGTATAGACTTAATCTCCCTATTTGAAACTTCGGCTTGTCCACTCGTTTGCAGATGGTATGCGGTGGAGACTCGGTGAGTGACATTGTACTTCTTAAGTAATGCCTCCATGACTCGATTGCAAAAATGGGTTCCACGGTCACTTATAATGGCTCTTGGTGTTCCATACCTAGAAAAAATGTAAGTCTTGACAAATCCTACAACAGTTTTAGCATCATCAGCTCTTGTTGCCTTAGCTTCAATCCATTTAGAAACATAATCAACAGCTAAAAGAATATAAGAATTACCAAAAGATAATGGAAAAGGACCCATAAAATCAATTCcccaaatatcaaaaatttcacaaaccaaaattgggTTCAACGACATTTGATCCCTATGTCCTAAATTTCCACTCTTTTAACAATTAGCACAAGACTTACAGAACATGTATGCATCTCGAAATAGAGTAGGCCAATATAACCCACATTTTAGAACCTTTCGTGCTGTTCTTTTCGGGCCAAAGTGACCCCCACATGCATAAGAGTGGCAAAACTCCAAGATAGATTGGATTTCACTATCATGTACACACCTGCGAATTAATTGGTCAGAACATTGCTTCCATAAATACGGATCATCCCATATATAGTACTTagaatcacttttaattttgtccTTTTGGGCTCTAGTGAGATCATTCGGCAATGACTTAGTGACCACATAATTAACAATATCAGCATACCAAGGTGTAATACTATTTAAGTGAAAGAGATTCTCATCTGGAAAAACATCTTGGAGAGGCATAGGATCTTCGTCTGTAATCAATCGACTTAAATGATCAGCCACAGAATTTTCAGCTCCCTTTCTATCTCGAATctccaaatcaaattcttgcaGCAATAGTATCCATCTAATTAGCCTCGGCTTTGATTCCCTCTTAGAAAGCAAATACTTTAGAGCTATATGATCAGAATAAACAATTACTTTAGTGCCCAATAAATAAGAGCGAAACTTTTCTACAGCAAAAACTACTGCCAACAATTCTTTTTCAGTTGTGGAATAATTTCTTTGAGCATTATTAAGAGTTCTTGAAGCATAATAAATCACACAAGAACTTTTTCCACTTTTCTGGCCTAAAACAGCCCCTATAGCATAATTGCTAGCATCACACATAATCTCAAAAGGTAATTCCCAATTGGGTGGCTGAACAATCGACGCAGAAATTATGTGTTCCTTCAGCTGATCAAAAGCTTTCTTGCACTCTCCATCAAACTCGAATTAGACATCCTTTTGTAGTAGTCTTGAAAGTGGTTGGGTAATTTTCGAAAAATCCTTGAtaaatctcctataaaaacCTGCATGTCCAAGAAAAGAACGTATTTCCCGAACACAAGTTAGGTGAGGTAaagatttaatcaaatcaatttttgacttatctacCTCTATCCCTTTAGAAGACACTATATGCCCTAATATCAAACCTTGATCAACcataaagtgacatttttcataatttagcacaaggtttgtttcaatacacctttttagaattttaataagattatttaGACAAGATTCGAATGAATTACCGTAAACAGTAAAGTCATCCATAAATACCTCTATGATATTCTCcacataatctgaaaatatactaacCATACATCTCTAAAAAGTGGTTGGGGCATTGCAAAGTCCAAAAGGCATACGTCTATATGCAAAAGTACCAAAGGGACATATGAATGTCGCCTTCTCTTGATCCTCGGGGGCAACTGGAATTTGGTTAAAACCTGAATATCCATCAAGACAACAATAGTGAGATTGACCAGCTAATCTTTCTaacatttaatcaataaaaggtATAGGGAAATGATCTTTTCTAGTAGAAGCATTCAATTTTCTATAGTCAATACAAACCCTCCATCCATTTTAAACTCTAACAGGAACATACTCACCATTATCGTTCTTTTGAACAGTGAAACCAGTTTTCTTAGGTACTACCTATACTGGACTTACCCaatcactatctgaaataggatAGATCATATCGGCATTCAAGagctttattatttctttcttcacaACTTCCATCATTGGAGGATTTAACCTTCTTTGAGCTTCCCTCGAAGGCTTAGTGTTCTCCTCTAGCAAGATTCTATGCATACAAAGTGATGGGCTCAAACCCTTGATGTCTGCGATGGTCCATCCGATGGCTTCCTTGTAATCTCTAAGGACTCTAATGAGtttttcttcctcaagaagagtgAGTTTGTTAGAAATTATCACAGGAAGAGTCTCATTATCTCccaaatatacatatttgagaTGGCTTGACAAAGGCTTAAGTTCCAATTCAGGTGCCTGCATAATTGATGGAAGTAATTTTGAGTTAGATACgggtaatgaaatataagaaacatcATACCTGGTTGTTTCGAATGGTTCTAGCTCATAAACCATATCACTCAATCTGTCATCTACCACAAGCTTCTACTGAATTCTCTGTAATGTTCTTGTGTTAAGTCCTTTATTAAGGACAACCTTCAAATTATCAGAATCCTGTAACTCAAAAATTTGTTGAGCTAGGGAATCGAttacatcaacaacaaaaactgAATTGACATCACTAGGGAATCTCATGGCTTCATAAATATTGAATCTAATTACTTCACCATCAAATTCCATAGTTAAAGTACCTTCCAAAATATCGATTTTTGTTCTAGATGTCTTAAGAAAAggtcttcctagcaaaattGGGACTAATTTAGATGAGTTATCATCTTCCATGTCAAACACATAAAAGTCAGCaggaaaaatcaattcattaacttgaacaagaacatcttctaACACCCCTTCGGGATATGCATTGGACCTATTAGCTAATTGGATTATTACACCGGTGGGTTTTAAAGGTCCTACAtttaaagaatgataaattgAGCTAGGCATGACATTAATAGATGCTTCTAGATCTATCATAGCTTTCTGAACTTTAACAATACCAATCTTGCAAGGGATTGTGAACATACTTGGATCCTTACTCTTTTGAGGCAATTTTCTTTAGAGAACGGCTGAAACATTCTCACTGACATGCACTTTTTCATCtccttttagttttctttttgacgTGCATAATTCCTTAAGGAATTTAGCATATCTAGGAACTTGTTTAATAGCATCTAAAAGGGGAATATTTACCTCAACCTTGCAAAAGACTTCAAGGATCTCTTGTTCTTGTTGTTCTTTTTTGTTCTTTGCAAGTCGGCTCGGGAAAGGAGGTGGAGTGACCACAGAAGGTGGCATGTACTTCTCTGCAGGAGGTGACAATTTTTGGGCTTCTTTTGGCTCAATTTCGCATTCGATCTCcttttcttttgcatattttgGAATCTTTTTTTCAGGATCCTTCAATTCTTTACCACTCCGCAGGGTGATTGCATTGATATTCTTAGTAAAATTTGCATCTTGCTCTGGATTCACCACAATCTGAGATGGCAATCTACCAGAATTCTGAGTTTCCAATCTTCCTACAACAGTAGCTAATTGGCTGACTTGATTTTCTAGATTATGAATGCTAGCCTTTGTCTCCTGTTGAAATTGTTATGTATTATTAGCAAGTGCAGTAACAATTTGTTCAAGAGACATACCTTTCGACTAAGGTAGGGGTGTTGGATTAAACGCTTGAGGAGGGGGCGACCTATTTTGGTATCCAGGCTGTTAGAAGTTATTGTTCTTTTGGCCATAATTGAAATTCGGGTGATCTCTCCATCCTGGATTATAGGTATTCGAGTATGGATCATACCACTTTTGGTTTTGATAACCCCCTACGACATTAACATCCTCATGTGTGTCCTCCTGAAGTGTAGGGCATGCATCTGTAGAGTGCTTCGTGTTCGAACAGATCTCGCAAGCCTTCACTTGTTAGTGATTCACtacaaatttttctaacaaGGAGGTGAGTTTATCAAGTCTTTGCTCAAGAGGATTATTATTGCTTACCTCATTAACCTTTCTCACCGTTGCATCTTGTCTAATGCCAAATTGTTGAGTATTGGCAGCAATTGTTGAGATCAATCTCTTTGCTTctgttaaagttttattaaccaAAGCTCCACCACTTGCTGCATCGATCAAATTCCTGTCAGACAACAATAAAccttcataaaaatattgaattaatagctGATCAGAAATTTGATAATGGGGACAACTGGCACAGAGCTGATTAAACCTCTCTCAATACTCATAAAGTGTCTCCCTACTATATTGCCTAATCCCAcatatttcttttctaattgAGGTGGCCCTAGAAGCAAGAaagaatttttctaaaaattgtcttttaagcTCATCCCAACTATTGATAGAACCTGATGGTAAATAATATAGCCAATCCTTAGCCTTATCAGttaaagagaaaaggaaagcaCGTAGTTTAATTTGCTCTTCACTTACCCCTTGTGGTTTCATAGTGGaacaaacaacatgaaattctttcaagtgTTTATGAGGGTCCTCACCTGATAATCCTCGAAAAGTAGGCAATAAATGGATCAAACCTGATTTGAGTTCTAAATTGGCATCGATGTTTGGATAGGCAATTCACAGAGGTTGTTGATTGATGACAGGTATAGCCATCTCCCTCAAAGTAAGCTCTCATTCGGCCATTGCTGTTACTCTCGTATTTGTTAAATCCTCTCCTAAATTAATtccaaagaataaaaaagaagaagcttTACTTAATTTAGTTTCCTTGCGGAGTTGTCTCACAGTCTTCTCGATTTCAGAATCAAACTGAAGTTCTCCTGCAGGGTTCAAACgggtcataaaaaaaattaaaaaaaaaatttcagacaaATTATCAACACCAATCCCCggcaacggcgccaaaatttggtgggtgtcgaatccaccaaaaataaaattttctactctctcaataaaaacttgtagatagggcaagtagagtcgtatccacagagattgggttatttatctgaaatataacaaaataaagcaagagggattttgttgtttcgaatcgtacggataaacaaaaataaattaattcagaattaaataatcaaagtaatcagaaaactagattgaaataataaaaagacgagttctagccaagtaattcaggtatggttcaattcaattgatcatcgataaaaagattaatttttccttttaaataaatcGGTTATGAAACATCGAGACGCTCGTTGTTCTGCTTTTCCTTAGGTGTTGGTAATTAAGAaacgttctttaattacttctcttgtttttcaatcagttttagatacgatcttagaatttaaattgaaaacagaattaagaattagaaaagccaccgattctaatcaacaaaacacagacgttgtttttgtttaaattagattaacctattccactaacatacaataatcatTCTACTTCACCAAGCATGCTAGCCAACCACTTATgattaaatcatcaaacaattacggattcaataatttaatctagcaaagttatttttaatccaaaataaataagatgtgtcctatttaattgaacaagacaacaataaataaaatcaggaataaattaaatatttaaaagaaaagaacgggtaaagaagatctcacaatcatcgtagaaccatgatcctgattactcgactaaagaaaagagttagccactcatgtttatgttcatggcttcacagaaaattaaaataaaaatcctatcctaattgaagaagaaccagcGAAAGGTTGCGGCTGTCtttctttctgaaagaaaaggatgctaaaaaaccagagaaaaaaaaaacctaaaatagaGAGCAATTGTCTTTTTTATACTGCTAAGTCTGCTTCAGTCattgagtaatatttttgtGCCAAACATCATCCAAAGGACCTGAATTTCCTCCAATTGTTAATTAAGTCTTCATCTGtgaatttctcaataaatagCGCGATTCTCTCCTTTTCACAATCAGCCATCTCCTATGTATTTTGCCGTAATTCTGTCTTGATAcgtgacaactctaaattccttttattttgcatcttttcTTAGAATAATGCAATTGatgcccaatttcctaaaacaagcaattaatcaaataattaacaaattaaatatcacaaatcaaggaaattaaatgcttaaaaatatggaatttcacacactaacacTACAAATCCATAAATATTCATGCTCAATAATCAAACATCATAGACATTCAAAGAAAATACtacttattttccttttgatgAAGCAACAGTCTTTTCGTGGCTTATATGACATCCAATGTTGGTCCTTCACATTTCCAAGTCTCCAAAACTCTCAAAACCTTTCTTTACTCTTTGTTTGTTGAAGAAAATATGATCAATAATGAGCCAAATGCGTTTCAAGATCTTTTATTTTCACTTCAGACAATGATGCACAGATGTGCATTTTTAACACACGGGTATGCATGCAATTACATAATAAAGATATGTTTCGAAATCCCCATAAAAAGTATCCTTATCCAATATTCAAATGTGTTTACTACACACGGGCGTATAGACCATCATACATGGGTGTGTGGATAAACCAAACTTAGCTAAATATCAATCAACAAATGGGAaaagatgattttgccctttttcATAACACACATGAGCGTTCAACCTCCCTACATGAACATGTGTCATCAATTTCATACATATCCAATTATTCAAGCAATAATACATAcaaccaaaagaagaaaataaccTTGAacatacttgtgggtgttatGATTCTCCTCTTTAAAAGAATCTCAACTAtaaaattcactcaaacaaTAGTGAGAACCTTTGTCTCATATCTTACTTCACCTCTCAAGTGGTCTCTTCAATCTGATTGTTCTTCCAAAGAATCTTAACTAATGGAATTTGCTTGTTTCTAAGCTATTTCACCCATCTATCTAGAATCTGAATTGGGTGCTCCTTATAAACTAGATTGTCCTCAAACTCCAACTTATTAATTCTTAGCACATGAGTCAAGTCACTGATATACTTATACAACAACAACATATGGAATACATTATGAATCCTATTTATGCTCGTTAGCAATGCAAGTTGGTAGGAAACGCTTTAGAATCTTAAAAGGTCCTATAAACCTCGATGTCAATTTACCTTTCCATTCGAATCTCATCACATGATGGTAAGAGGTAACTCTAATAAAAACTTTCTCACCAACATCAACCTCCAAGTTTTACTCTGTTTAATCAACAAAACGTTTTTAGCAATCTTAGGCTCGTCTCATCCTTTCCTTGATTAGTTTCAtatctttgattattttttaggttATCTTACCTTAAAACCTATGTTAAGACATCTCTCTTGCATATCTTATCCCAATAAAGTGGTGATCTCTACTTTCTCCCACAAAGTGCCTCATATAGAGTCATCTAGATGATTATCtaatagctattattataaCCAAACTTCATCATTAGCACCACATCAATCTAACTAGCTCTATAATCCAGACAACATGTCTTTATCATATCTTTGATCACTTGATTCACCTTTTTAGTTTATTCATTAGTCTAAGGATATTAGGTAATGTTGAATGTCAGTCTGATACCTATAGATTTTTGCAAACTGTaccaaaatatcaaaacaaaCTTCTTGTCCTTATTTAACACTATTGTCTTTAGTACCCTATAAAGCCTTACAACCTCTCTAATATAAACCTTACGTAACTTATTGGTGCTTGTGTTATCCTTAATAGGGATGAAATGTGATAACTTGGTCAATCTATCCATAATTAGCCATAGAGCATTATATCCAACTCTAATGTTTGGCAAACCAAccatgaaatccattgaaacgTGCTCTCATTTCCACTTAGAATACTCAAATACTATATTAATCATGAAGGCCTTTGATGTTCAACCTTAACCTACTGGCATAATATACACTTGGTAACAGAATTTGCcatgtttatttttatactgGCCCACCAAAATGATTTCCTCAAGTcttaatacatctttacactcttTAGGTGGACAGTGTAAAAGGAACTATGGGTATCAATAAGAATCTTATTTCTCAATTCAACAACATTAGGCACACAAACTCAGCCTCTAAATTTTagcatatcatcaataataatgaattttggCTCAATACCTTTGACAAGTCTTTATATCATCTGAAGACACCAATCCCTTATCAATTAAGCCTCACAGATCTCCTCTAATAAGGTCAACTACATCCTCAATCTAGCCAATAACGGAAAAATCAACTTTATCTAATCTCTCTCTAATTCTCGTTGTAAGTTTTGGAAAGTTACAATTTGAGACAACATCACCTTTTTGCTCAAGGCATCAGTTACCACATTAGCCTTTCCTAGGAGGTACCTAATGTCGTAATTACAATCTTTTACGCGCTCTAGCCATCTTATTTGtcttattattaattctttctaggtgaagaaatattttaaactcttatGATCtatgtagatattacatttaacttcATATAAGTACTACTACTAGATTTCTAATACAAATATAACCACAACAAACTCCAAGTCATAGATGGGATACCAAAGCTTATAATCTTTGAACTGTTAGGAAAGAtcaaaaatcattttcctttttcgCATCAATATAACTAGCAAACCCCGATGAGAAGCATTTATATACAAGTCATAAGTCTTACCCTCAATCGATAATACAAAAACTAGTTTTGAAGTCAACCTCTTATTTAATTCTTAGAAACTTCTTTCATAAGCATTAGACCATTTGAAAAAAACATTGTTCCTGGTCAACTCAATCAACAGTTGGGCCAACTTAGAAAAGCTCTAAAAAAACCATCTATAATAACCTACTAATCCCAAAAATTTCATACCTCTTTATTTGTCTTGGGCCTCTATCACTCTAACATAACGTCAATCTTACTTAGGTTTACCGAAATGTCATTAGCAGATACTACATGTCTTAAAAAGGCCACacaattaaaatttacattttgaaaatttggcatACGACTATCTATCTTTTAACCTCTATAGGACAAACTTCAAGTACTACTTATGTTCCTCTCAAGTTCTAGAATAcactaatatatcatcaatgaagACCACCAAAAATTTATCTTAGCAATCTTAGAATACTCTTTTTATCAAATCCATAAAGAATGATAGAGCATTTGTCAACCTAAAGGGTCTCACTACAAACTCATAATGTTTATACCTTATCCTAAAATAAGTTTTCAGAATATCATTCTTGATAAACCTAAATTTGATAATGATACTTAGATCTAAAGTCAATTCTAGAAAACACTAAGAAATCTTTCAGTTGATCAAACAAGTCATCAATCCTTGGTAGTGGGTACTTATTTTTTACTATCATTTTATTAAGCTCTTTATAATCAATGCACATGCACATCAACTCATCCTTCCTTTTCAGAAAAATGATTGATGCATCTTAAAGTGAGTGactgggtctaataaaaccatTATCCAAAAGCTCTTgcaattgttttttcaattcttaGAGTTCGACTAAGGCCATATGGTATGAGGCTTTAAAGATGGGCATTGTTGAGAGGGTTAACTCAATACTAAACTCAACCGCCCTGTTTAGTGCTAGCCCTAGCAGATTATATAGGAATGCATCTAGGAACCTAAATAcaataaaagtatttttcaaACTCGAGATTGATTCATTAACTTTACTCAACATCTTCCTAGCCTTCATAATGATAATCATTATGCTTGGCACATGACCCTCACAAAACATGAACTTTTTACCATCATTTAGCTAAAAccaaactttcttttttcttatagTCGATTTCAACTCTATAGCTATGCAGAAAATCCATACCTAACATAATGTCAAAATATGGCTCGTCGAACACAATTAAGTCCAGAACTGTCTCTCGATCTCTTAGAAACACTAACTTACCCAATATCAGATTgctcaaaattttatctccatTTAGTATCTTTATGCTAATATCAGTCACCAGGATAGGTTTTAACTCTAAACTCTTAATAATCTCTTAGATAATGAAATTGGGAGTAACAGTGAAAtcaattaatacatataatggataggaataaaaagatatttaactTGTAACAACAGATGGGTTGCCTTTAACCTGAATCTGGGTCGCAACATAAACCCTAGTTTGTCTTTTCTTTATAGCCTGCTCAATAGAGGCTGGTGCAGCTGTTGAGCACTCACAAGCAAAATGGAATGGTTGTTTACATTGGAAGTAAACTTTCTGTGTAATTGTACACTCACCAGTATGCTTATGACCACATCTATAACAAGTAGAGACCTCTTCTCGACTTGACTATTCATTCTTCTTACTTTTCTAGCCCTTTTGGAACCTTAGGACTAGAAGTTCCTCTGGCCTTTATTATCTTAGTTGCCTCTAAGGATAGTTTTGTCATATCTCAAGGCTAAGGTGGTATATCTGGGTTGTTTTAAAAAACCTTTCCCTAGGCCATCCTCAACCTCATAGCCTCTAACCTTTGGGTTCTATCTATTGCTTTTGTATAGGATCTAGTAGGGTTATCTCTTGTCGACACAACTTTCATAATGCCTGTTCATAGTCTATTAATAAAGATCTCTATTTTTCTTATCAGTATTGACCACACCTGGAACATATTGGGCAAGTGCATTTAGCCACATAATGTTTGCCACCATAATTTGGCATTAGCTTTTGTCAAATAACTGGCATATCAGACTTTCTCATAGTTTGTCATCTCAAAGAGCTCTACAGCCTCTTCAATGACCTCTAACTAATCATCGGTTGACACTAAACCTATCTATATACTATGGAATTTTAAGGGTTGATACCTATTAGCTAAGTTATAAATGGGATGGATCTACTCTTTATTACCATCTGTCCTTATTGGTCTCTCCATATCCTTACCTATTGTTTCAATCGCAAATGGTACTATTTAACAATTAGAAAAGCCTACAC includes these proteins:
- the LOC123196623 gene encoding uncharacterized protein LOC123196623, which encodes MADCEKERIALFIEKFTDEDLINNWRKFRNLIDAASGGALVNKTLTEAKRLISTIAANTQQFGIRQDATVRKVNEETKASIHNLENQVSQLATVVGRLETQNSGRLPSQIVVNPEQDANFTKNINAITLRSGKELKDPEKKIPKYAKEKEIECEIEPKEAQKLSPPAEKYMPPSVVTPPPFPSRLAKNKKEQQEQEILEVFCKVEVNIPLLDAIKQVPRYAKFLKELCTSKRKLKGDEKVHKAMIDLEASINVMPSSIYHSLNVGPLKPTGVIIQLANRSNAYPEGVLEDVLVQVNELIFPADFYVFDMEDDNSSKLVPILLGRPFLKTSRTKIDILEGTLTMEFDGEVIRFNIYEAMRFPSDVNSVFVVDVIDSLAQQIFELQDSDNLKVVLNKGLNTRTLQRIQ